One genomic segment of Paenibacillus sp. FSL H8-0332 includes these proteins:
- a CDS encoding glycoside hydrolase family 88 protein, protein MLQQAIEDALRVTKRNITRFGDQFPHVSTGDEHYTLNDNTEWTAGFWSGILWLCSEYSEDSVYREQALRTVQSFRRRMDHKIIFDHHDIGFLYSLSSKAQWIIERDEGARQLTLEAADMLMKRWREEPGLIQAWGREGDAVNGGRIIIDCLLNLPLLLWAHEQTGNDAYRRVAELHALKSRRFLVRGDDSSYHTFYFDPVTGDAIRGGTHQGYRDGSTWTRGQAWGIYGFALISRYLKSAEMLETAKRLGRYFVAHLPEDGVAYWDFDTPVEPGTKRDSSASAIAACGLLEIAAQLETADPERLFFQEAGEAAVGALAKHYSTHGNEQAEGLLEHGAYSARAGDSPDDYTIWGDYYYLEALMRLERGIPGYWYERPVL, encoded by the coding sequence ATGTTGCAACAAGCAATTGAGGACGCACTTCGCGTAACGAAACGCAATATTACAAGATTCGGGGACCAGTTCCCCCATGTGAGTACCGGGGATGAGCATTATACGCTCAATGATAATACGGAGTGGACGGCGGGCTTCTGGTCCGGCATCCTCTGGCTCTGCTCTGAGTACAGTGAAGATTCGGTCTACCGCGAACAGGCGTTAAGGACCGTCCAGAGCTTCCGCCGCCGTATGGACCACAAAATTATTTTTGATCATCATGATATTGGTTTCCTCTACTCCTTGTCATCCAAGGCCCAGTGGATCATCGAACGGGATGAAGGGGCCCGGCAGCTTACGCTGGAGGCGGCGGACATGCTGATGAAGCGCTGGCGTGAAGAGCCTGGCTTGATCCAGGCCTGGGGGCGGGAGGGGGATGCCGTTAACGGCGGACGGATCATTATCGACTGTCTGCTTAATCTGCCGCTGCTGCTCTGGGCGCATGAGCAGACCGGCAATGACGCCTACCGGCGGGTAGCCGAGCTGCATGCCCTTAAGTCCCGCCGCTTCCTGGTACGCGGGGATGATTCCAGCTATCATACCTTCTATTTCGATCCTGTGACCGGAGACGCCATCCGCGGCGGTACACATCAGGGTTACCGTGACGGCTCCACCTGGACGCGCGGGCAGGCATGGGGCATCTATGGCTTCGCCCTGATCAGCCGTTATCTGAAGAGTGCGGAGATGCTGGAGACGGCGAAGCGGCTGGGCCGTTACTTCGTGGCCCATCTGCCGGAGGATGGGGTCGCGTATTGGGATTTCGACACTCCCGTAGAACCGGGGACGAAGCGTGACAGCTCGGCCTCAGCCATTGCCGCCTGCGGGCTGCTGGAGATTGCGGCGCAGCTGGAGACGGCAGATCCGGAGCGCCTATTCTTTCAGGAGGCGGGAGAGGCAGCGGTGGGGGCACTGGCAAAGCATTATTCAACCCATGGTAACGAGCAGGCAGAGGGTCTGCTGGAGCACGGCGCATACTCGGCCAGAGCCGGGGATTCACCGGATGATTACACCATCTGGGGCGACTATTATTATCTGGAGGCGCTGATGCGGCTGGAACGGGGGATTCCAGGGTATTGGTATGAGCGGCCCGTTCTATAG
- a CDS encoding class I SAM-dependent methyltransferase, whose amino-acid sequence MNSRTSNTANTANTANTGSPWEQADGDQYVQNISRKIPGYQLQYDLMDTLITALLDQRQREKPRLLVVGAGGGQEILKLGLSHPAWGFSGLDISQRMLQAAQQRLESAGLMDRVQLHHTEISTWNCTRAYDAATCMLVLHFLQGRENKLALLRGIAARLRPGAPLCMSAICGVPGTPAWELQMAGWRLHMLNNGIAEEQWQTFEQSFGVTSHPLPAEEMEELLEEAGFTAVSRFFGAYLIDGWVAVKAQDQQLE is encoded by the coding sequence TTGAACAGCAGGACATCTAATACAGCCAATACAGCCAATACAGCCAATACAGGTAGCCCGTGGGAGCAGGCCGACGGGGATCAGTACGTACAGAACATCAGCCGCAAAATCCCTGGATACCAGCTCCAGTATGACTTAATGGATACGCTGATTACAGCACTGCTGGATCAGCGGCAGCGGGAGAAGCCAAGGCTGCTGGTCGTCGGAGCGGGGGGAGGACAGGAGATCCTGAAGCTGGGCCTGAGTCATCCGGCCTGGGGCTTCAGCGGCCTGGATATCTCGCAGCGTATGCTCCAGGCTGCACAGCAACGGCTGGAGTCTGCGGGTCTGATGGACAGAGTGCAGCTGCATCATACGGAGATCAGTACCTGGAACTGCACTAGAGCGTATGATGCCGCAACCTGTATGCTGGTGCTGCATTTCTTGCAGGGTCGGGAGAACAAGCTGGCGCTCCTCCGCGGCATTGCCGCGCGGCTTCGGCCGGGCGCACCGCTGTGTATGTCCGCCATCTGCGGGGTGCCAGGCACTCCTGCATGGGAGCTTCAGATGGCGGGCTGGCGGCTGCATATGCTGAATAACGGCATCGCAGAGGAACAGTGGCAGACCTTCGAGCAATCGTTCGGAGTAACCTCCCATCCGCTTCCTGCCGAAGAGATGGAGGAGCTGCTGGAGGAGGCCGGGTTCACGGCCGTATCCAGATTCTTCGGCGCTTATCTGATTGACGGCTGGGTGGCGGTGAAGGCGCAGGATCAACAGTTGGAATAA
- a CDS encoding carbohydrate ABC transporter permease, whose translation MNKAAVAKIITTLIMLFFSIVMIVPFLWMISTSFKTPAEVFRYPIQWIPDHFNWSHHIKVWSGTGSFVPYYLNSLKVAILSTIGAVSLSALAAYGFARIEFKGRNTMFLVYLSMMMVPPQVLFVPKFIMFDWAGIYNTHWALILPGMFTIFGVFMMRQFFLSVPHEISEAAFIDGAGHFRIFSRIILPMAKPSLATLAIIDFSWHWNDYENALVFLIDQDLFTVPLGLQNFILENNVDYNGMMAAATAGIIPMILVFLLGQKYIIEGVASSAVKG comes from the coding sequence ATGAATAAAGCCGCTGTTGCCAAAATCATCACCACATTAATCATGCTGTTCTTCAGCATCGTCATGATTGTGCCCTTCCTCTGGATGATCAGCACCTCCTTCAAAACCCCTGCAGAGGTATTCCGCTATCCGATCCAGTGGATTCCGGACCACTTTAACTGGAGTCATCATATTAAGGTCTGGTCCGGTACGGGCAGCTTCGTGCCTTACTATCTCAATTCCCTTAAGGTGGCTATTCTGAGCACCATAGGTGCTGTCTCCTTGTCCGCCCTCGCGGCCTATGGCTTCGCCCGGATTGAGTTCAAGGGACGTAACACGATGTTCCTGGTCTATCTGTCCATGATGATGGTTCCTCCGCAGGTGCTGTTCGTGCCCAAGTTCATCATGTTCGACTGGGCCGGCATCTATAACACCCACTGGGCGTTGATCCTACCCGGCATGTTCACCATCTTCGGCGTATTCATGATGCGGCAGTTCTTCCTCTCCGTGCCCCATGAAATCTCGGAGGCTGCCTTCATCGACGGTGCCGGCCATTTCCGCATCTTCTCGCGGATTATCCTGCCGATGGCCAAGCCTTCGCTGGCGACACTGGCGATTATCGACTTCTCCTGGCACTGGAACGATTATGAGAACGCGCTCGTCTTCCTGATCGATCAGGATCTGTTCACCGTGCCGCTCGGGCTGCAGAATTTCATCCTGGAGAACAATGTTGACTACAACGGCATGATGGCCGCCGCAACCGCCGGTATCATCCCGATGATTCTCGTCTTCCTGCTCGGCCAGAAATACATTATTGAAGGGGTGGCCAGCTCGGCGGTGAAGGGGTGA
- a CDS encoding sugar ABC transporter permease, which produces MKATWMRRQQLLGYLFIGPNMIGVILFFIIPAMYSFYLMFTDYKFMSPHTKFIGLANIRRMLGDEVFYIAIKNTLLFLLSVPVSIGLAFLVAVILNRSVYLKKLLRALYFMPYITSGVAVAFVWMLLFHPNNGPINGILRSMGIENPPGWLSTMDTSMYAIDIIWIWFMLGYNMIIYLAALQEVSGELLEAATIDGARTWQTVRSILWPLVSPTTFLLLITGLIMSIKQFGIIQAITQGGPGNSTTVLSLFIYQNAFRYYEMGYASAVSWALFLIILIFTVVQWLGQKRWVHY; this is translated from the coding sequence GTGAAAGCAACCTGGATGCGACGTCAGCAGTTGTTGGGCTATCTGTTTATCGGACCCAATATGATTGGCGTGATACTGTTTTTTATCATACCGGCTATGTATTCGTTCTATCTCATGTTTACAGACTACAAGTTTATGAGTCCCCATACCAAATTCATCGGGCTGGCCAATATCCGGCGGATGCTGGGGGATGAGGTCTTCTATATTGCCATTAAGAATACGCTGCTGTTCCTGCTCTCTGTTCCTGTATCCATTGGGCTGGCGTTCCTGGTGGCTGTCATCCTGAACCGTTCCGTGTATCTCAAAAAGCTGCTGCGCGCCCTTTACTTCATGCCCTACATTACCAGCGGTGTAGCCGTAGCCTTCGTCTGGATGCTGCTGTTCCACCCGAATAACGGGCCGATTAACGGCATTCTCCGCTCTATGGGCATCGAGAACCCTCCCGGCTGGCTGTCCACGATGGATACGTCCATGTATGCGATTGATATCATCTGGATCTGGTTCATGCTCGGCTATAACATGATTATCTACCTCGCCGCCTTGCAGGAGGTGTCCGGCGAGCTGCTGGAGGCAGCTACCATCGACGGTGCCCGCACGTGGCAGACGGTCCGCAGCATCCTGTGGCCGCTGGTGAGTCCCACCACTTTTCTGCTGCTGATCACCGGGCTGATCATGTCAATCAAGCAGTTCGGCATCATCCAGGCAATCACGCAGGGCGGTCCCGGGAACAGCACCACCGTATTATCCCTGTTCATCTATCAGAATGCCTTCCGCTATTACGAGATGGGCTATGCGTCAGCGGTCTCCTGGGCCCTGTTCCTGATCATTCTGATCTTCACCGTCGTTCAATGGCTGGGCCAGAAACGCTGGGTTCACTACTAA
- a CDS encoding response regulator, with protein sequence MWKVLLVEDEVFVRESVREIIAWEELGFTVSGEAGNGAEALEMIREDTPDLVISDIVMPEMDGVELLRRTREEGYGSRFVMLTCMNDFENVRQAMEYGASNYILKLSMSVNSLRDTLRKISGELEKNRKAEPDSPQESPPPPQAHEEITSHPEIQKILHYLHEHYAEDITVKSMSQYVMMAENYVSTLFKKKTGHTLIHYLHRVRVDQAIRLLTGSDLPVYEIGNRVGFVSDNYFIKIFKRLTAQTPSQYRHQQRENPDSLSL encoded by the coding sequence ATGTGGAAGGTACTGCTGGTGGAGGATGAGGTATTCGTACGGGAAAGCGTGCGCGAGATCATCGCCTGGGAAGAGCTTGGCTTCACGGTCAGCGGAGAAGCGGGCAATGGGGCAGAGGCGCTGGAGATGATCCGGGAGGATACGCCCGATCTGGTGATTTCGGATATCGTCATGCCGGAGATGGATGGAGTCGAGCTGCTGCGCAGAACCCGTGAGGAGGGGTATGGTTCCCGCTTCGTCATGCTGACCTGCATGAATGACTTCGAGAATGTGCGGCAGGCCATGGAATACGGGGCGTCCAATTATATTCTGAAGCTGTCGATGAGCGTGAATTCACTCCGTGACACACTGCGCAAGATCAGCGGCGAGCTGGAGAAGAACCGCAAGGCTGAACCGGATAGCCCTCAGGAGTCTCCCCCGCCCCCGCAGGCCCATGAGGAGATTACGAGCCACCCGGAGATCCAGAAGATCCTTCACTATCTGCACGAACACTACGCTGAGGATATTACCGTGAAGTCGATGTCGCAGTATGTCATGATGGCCGAGAATTATGTCAGCACCCTGTTCAAAAAGAAAACCGGCCACACCCTCATCCACTATCTGCACCGTGTACGGGTAGATCAGGCGATTCGGCTCCTGACCGGCTCCGACCTGCCGGTCTATGAGATCGGCAACCGGGTCGGCTTCGTGAGCGATAACTACTTCATCAAAATCTTCAAGCGCCTGACCGCGCAGACGCCCAGTCAATACCGGCATCAACAGCGGGAGAATCCGGATAGCTTAAGTCTATAG
- a CDS encoding histidine kinase, whose product MSQLLRVLIPQKLKYRLFTAFVCLILLPFGALNIYNYQRIETLVQKKISQQSHYQLEQMYRTLEDQISIAFKTLLFLKQDDTVKSVLLHPEQRNQLENKRLMENIFKNLNNSFFLYNPSVYFLILDLSESAYTSYPPKDSLVYSDLRGNPGFDRGQMNNSSYHWVPNDANYVLRDVSTSAYLLSLYAYLEDTRNQPYGMARISIDYTYWLRSIHKQSDLEQQYFLITRSGEDISQSVPGSQLSEKVKAGFAGQPGQQYFIDKDSNALINYIYVESLDWYIVNRIPLSVLFVEIEGLKQQYFITFLVLTSIFLMMTFVIATTITRPLSHLQNKMKAAVQKSLKIRLPEHKFSGEILELTRTFNTMLDDTHLLIQKLKAEERQKEAVHFQMLLAQTNPHFLLNTLNTIKWIAIREHNEDITNMTLSLGKLLEASLNTDKDLIHLKDEIELVEAYVHIQQVRYAHKFDCTFTYDEDILYALVPKLSLQPLVENAIIHGISRLPGHGLIELNVRREEHRLIIEIRDNGVGMEQTEGPKAPRKRPGIGLNNIQERLRLLFREEGRLEVLSTSEGVTVRLTLPLLMSTPYGNEHPD is encoded by the coding sequence GTGTCACAGCTGCTGCGTGTGCTGATTCCCCAGAAGTTGAAATACCGTCTGTTCACCGCGTTCGTATGCCTGATTCTGCTGCCGTTCGGCGCACTGAACATCTATAACTATCAGCGTATTGAGACGCTGGTCCAGAAGAAAATCAGCCAGCAAAGCCACTATCAGCTGGAGCAGATGTACCGCACGCTGGAGGACCAGATCAGCATCGCCTTCAAGACGCTGCTGTTCCTGAAGCAGGATGACACTGTGAAGTCTGTACTGCTCCATCCTGAACAGCGTAATCAGCTGGAGAATAAGCGGCTGATGGAGAATATTTTCAAGAACCTGAACAACAGCTTCTTCCTGTATAATCCTTCGGTCTACTTCTTGATTCTGGACTTATCTGAAAGCGCATACACCTCATACCCGCCCAAGGATTCACTGGTCTATTCGGATCTGCGGGGTAATCCTGGGTTCGACAGAGGGCAGATGAATAACAGCTCTTATCACTGGGTGCCTAATGATGCCAACTACGTACTGCGCGATGTCTCTACCAGCGCCTATCTTCTCTCTTTATATGCCTATCTGGAGGATACCCGGAACCAGCCGTATGGCATGGCCCGGATCAGCATTGATTATACATACTGGCTGCGCTCCATCCATAAGCAGTCCGATCTGGAGCAGCAGTATTTCCTGATCACACGCTCGGGTGAGGATATCTCCCAGTCGGTTCCGGGCAGCCAGTTATCTGAGAAGGTGAAGGCGGGCTTTGCCGGGCAGCCGGGACAGCAGTATTTTATCGACAAGGACTCGAACGCCCTGATTAACTATATCTATGTGGAGTCGCTGGACTGGTATATCGTCAACCGGATTCCGCTGTCTGTGCTGTTCGTGGAGATCGAGGGGCTGAAGCAGCAGTATTTCATTACATTCCTGGTGCTGACGAGCATCTTCCTGATGATGACCTTCGTGATTGCTACGACCATTACGCGGCCCTTGTCCCATCTGCAGAACAAGATGAAGGCGGCGGTGCAGAAAAGCCTGAAGATCCGCCTGCCGGAGCACAAATTCAGCGGCGAGATCCTGGAGCTGACCCGGACCTTCAATACGATGCTTGACGACACCCACCTGCTGATCCAGAAGCTGAAGGCCGAGGAGCGCCAGAAGGAGGCGGTGCATTTTCAGATGCTGCTGGCCCAGACGAATCCCCACTTCCTGCTCAACACGCTGAATACGATCAAATGGATCGCCATCCGTGAGCATAACGAGGATATTACTAACATGACTCTGTCGCTCGGCAAGCTGCTGGAGGCCAGTCTCAATACCGATAAGGATCTGATCCATCTCAAGGATGAAATTGAGCTCGTTGAGGCCTATGTCCATATTCAGCAGGTCCGTTACGCCCACAAATTCGACTGTACGTTCACGTATGACGAGGACATTCTGTATGCTCTGGTGCCGAAGCTCAGCCTCCAGCCGCTGGTGGAGAACGCCATTATCCACGGAATCAGCAGGCTGCCCGGCCATGGCCTCATTGAGCTGAATGTCCGCCGTGAAGAGCACAGGCTGATTATCGAGATCCGGGACAACGGCGTAGGCATGGAACAGACGGAGGGTCCCAAGGCTCCGCGCAAGCGTCCGGGTATCGGACTGAATAACATTCAGGAGCGGCTGCGGCTGTTGTTCCGGGAAGAGGGCCGGCTTGAGGTTCTCTCTACCAGCGAAGGCGTTACGGTCCGCTTGACGCTGCCGCTGCTAATGTCCACACCTTACGGCAACGAACATCCGGATTGA
- a CDS encoding extracellular solute-binding protein — protein sequence MNKSRVIAGITSLVLIMGLAAGCGNSSNSSSADNGSSATGKNTPVTLKMWGGVPPESGPQQVMDNWNKEHPDIQVEYVRYVNDDDGNLKLDTAMITGQDVDLFVNYTISHAAKRVESGLALDLSGFTDYNIEEKMGADTASWKIDGKFYGVPTTKSPFFIALNKDALDKAGLPVPKEWTWNELREYAKKLKIGNSYGFIQNMEPFVDPIDSVLSQEGYTKPDGTSNLDHPLVRQWLETLNGMMQDDKTTPPLGEQLTSKMPVEQVFLSGEVPMLNIGAWLLRSSNNFTDFPRDFKIAFAPVPRLAEAAGDYVTRGGLGDYISINAKSKKQEAAWEFLKWYSDGGMSPMAAGGRLPASKDAKQEDALKSLIGDKSDSYDLDSLMYVMFDNKTPTYVRSLPQEVMDLRSQEYEKYFLGSQPLDQTIQAMAARHNEYLKQTK from the coding sequence TTGAACAAGAGCCGTGTTATCGCCGGAATCACTTCACTCGTTCTGATCATGGGCCTGGCCGCAGGCTGCGGGAACAGCAGCAATTCATCTTCAGCGGACAATGGAAGCTCTGCCACAGGTAAGAATACACCGGTTACGCTCAAAATGTGGGGCGGTGTCCCCCCGGAATCAGGTCCGCAGCAGGTCATGGACAACTGGAACAAGGAGCACCCCGATATTCAGGTGGAATATGTACGCTATGTTAATGATGATGACGGCAATCTGAAGCTGGATACGGCGATGATTACCGGCCAGGATGTGGATTTGTTCGTGAACTATACGATCTCCCATGCCGCCAAGCGGGTGGAATCGGGACTGGCCCTGGACCTCAGCGGCTTCACCGATTACAACATTGAAGAGAAGATGGGCGCGGACACCGCAAGCTGGAAGATTGACGGCAAATTCTACGGCGTTCCGACGACCAAAAGCCCGTTCTTCATCGCTCTGAACAAAGACGCCCTGGACAAGGCCGGTCTGCCCGTTCCGAAGGAATGGACCTGGAATGAGCTGCGCGAGTATGCGAAGAAGCTGAAGATCGGCAATTCGTACGGTTTTATTCAAAATATGGAGCCCTTCGTGGACCCCATCGACTCCGTGCTGTCACAGGAGGGCTACACCAAGCCGGACGGCACCTCCAATCTCGATCATCCGCTGGTCCGACAATGGCTGGAGACGTTGAACGGGATGATGCAGGACGATAAGACCACACCGCCGCTCGGCGAGCAATTAACTTCCAAAATGCCGGTGGAGCAGGTCTTCCTCAGCGGAGAGGTGCCGATGCTCAATATCGGGGCGTGGCTGCTGCGCAGCTCGAATAACTTCACCGACTTCCCGCGTGATTTCAAAATCGCTTTCGCTCCGGTACCGAGACTCGCCGAAGCTGCAGGTGATTATGTAACCCGCGGGGGCCTCGGCGATTACATCTCCATTAACGCCAAGTCCAAGAAGCAGGAAGCGGCCTGGGAGTTCCTGAAGTGGTATTCCGATGGCGGCATGTCCCCGATGGCAGCGGGCGGCAGACTCCCGGCCTCCAAGGATGCCAAGCAGGAGGATGCACTCAAGAGCCTCATCGGCGACAAAAGTGACTCCTACGATCTGGACTCCCTGATGTACGTCATGTTCGACAATAAGACGCCAACCTATGTCCGCAGCCTGCCGCAAGAGGTAATGGACCTGCGCTCGCAGGAGTACGAGAAATACTTCCTCGGCTCCCAGCCGCTCGATCAGACCATACAGGCCATGGCAGCCCGGCATAATGAGTATTTGAAGCAGACGAAGTAG
- the ald gene encoding alanine dehydrogenase encodes MIIGVPKEIKNNENRVAITPAGVVSLSAEGHKVLVEAGAGAGSGFLDEEYGAAGAELVAEAAVVWAAAEMVMKVKEPLSSEYGYFRPGLILFTYLHLAPEPALAAALKDKGVFAIGYETVVDGRTLPLLTPMSEVAGRMAVQLGAQFLQKNYGGQGILLSGVPGVSRGKVSIIGGGVVGTNAAKMAIGLGAEVTIIDLSADRLRQLDDIFGAQISTLISNPYNIAKAVAEADLLVGAVLIPGAKAPKLVTEAMVQTMKPGSVIVDVAIDQGGIVETIDRVTTHDNPVFEKHGVLHYSVANMPGAVAKTSTIALTNVTVPYALQIANKGVFQAIEDDAGLKSGVNVANGKITCQAVAEALGEEYFTVEAAVEQEFTLI; translated from the coding sequence ATGATTATTGGCGTACCGAAAGAAATCAAAAACAATGAAAACCGCGTAGCGATTACCCCTGCGGGTGTGGTAAGTCTAAGCGCAGAAGGCCACAAGGTGCTTGTTGAGGCCGGAGCGGGTGCGGGCAGCGGATTCCTGGACGAAGAGTATGGCGCCGCTGGTGCGGAATTGGTTGCAGAAGCCGCCGTAGTGTGGGCTGCCGCTGAAATGGTAATGAAGGTGAAAGAACCGCTGAGCAGTGAATACGGCTACTTCCGCCCGGGGCTTATCCTCTTTACTTATCTGCATCTGGCTCCAGAGCCTGCTCTTGCTGCCGCCCTCAAAGACAAAGGCGTATTCGCCATCGGCTACGAGACCGTAGTGGATGGACGTACCTTGCCGCTGCTCACCCCGATGAGCGAGGTAGCCGGGCGCATGGCTGTACAGCTCGGTGCACAATTCCTGCAAAAAAACTACGGCGGACAGGGTATCCTGCTCTCCGGGGTTCCAGGTGTAAGCCGCGGCAAGGTCAGCATTATCGGCGGCGGTGTGGTCGGCACCAACGCAGCCAAGATGGCCATCGGACTTGGTGCCGAGGTGACCATTATCGATCTGAGCGCAGACCGGCTCCGCCAGCTCGACGATATTTTCGGTGCCCAGATCAGCACCCTGATCTCTAACCCGTACAATATTGCTAAGGCTGTTGCTGAAGCGGATCTCCTGGTAGGGGCAGTGTTGATTCCAGGTGCGAAGGCACCTAAGCTGGTAACGGAAGCAATGGTGCAGACGATGAAGCCGGGCTCGGTCATTGTTGATGTGGCGATTGACCAGGGCGGAATTGTGGAGACGATTGACCGGGTGACCACGCACGATAACCCTGTCTTCGAGAAGCATGGAGTCCTGCACTATTCGGTCGCCAACATGCCGGGGGCAGTCGCCAAAACCTCGACCATCGCCCTAACCAACGTTACGGTTCCCTACGCGCTGCAAATCGCCAACAAGGGCGTGTTCCAGGCCATCGAGGACGATGCCGGTCTAAAGAGCGGCGTCAATGTAGCCAACGGCAAAATCACCTGTCAGGCCGTAGCCGAAGCTCTTGGGGAAGAGTACTTCACGGTTGAGGCCGCTGTAGAGCAGGAGTTCACGCTGATCTAA
- a CDS encoding helix-turn-helix domain-containing protein, giving the protein MTEAEPSFDRFFDSMESLADTLSESLQAQVTIEDSNHHVIGYSSHQFESDAARISTIIGKRVPNTVIIGLRKKGVMHNLENTGHPIRIPAVMEVGLGPRLAMCIRHQQEILGYIWVVDGGNLAEGHAERIVEKAAGIAGRYLLKQRGWKTKQEKTFEDFFWKLLTSHYESEPRIRQEAEAGAILLPERYYIGVLESSRPVDEHFLQKFRRVMDTYTGQRLLFQTAEQNRLIILFSFMFPVEGTGRLSSFLHKLLGELSQSEGCKLTAGCSPEYREYTSAAEAYREALQILEMKKLLPYHTRELLLYEEIGFWAYLPAILEQKRSRPRRSPLLYPLKEHDREHKSDLLRTLAVYLSLDGNLKASAAFLHIHTNTLMYRLNRIAEITGRSLKETDYRTSIYLDLLTEETAQVNLWFQEAAGSRE; this is encoded by the coding sequence TTGACAGAAGCAGAGCCATCATTTGACCGTTTTTTTGACAGCATGGAATCCTTGGCCGATACCCTCAGTGAATCGCTTCAGGCTCAGGTTACGATTGAGGACAGCAATCATCATGTAATCGGCTACAGCTCCCATCAGTTTGAGAGTGATGCGGCACGAATCTCGACCATTATCGGCAAAAGAGTACCGAATACCGTGATCATTGGCCTCCGCAAAAAGGGTGTTATGCACAATCTGGAGAATACCGGCCATCCGATCCGCATCCCCGCAGTGATGGAGGTGGGTCTGGGTCCCAGACTTGCCATGTGCATCCGGCACCAGCAGGAGATTCTCGGCTATATTTGGGTGGTGGACGGGGGAAATCTTGCCGAAGGTCATGCGGAGCGTATCGTGGAAAAGGCTGCCGGGATTGCCGGACGTTATCTGCTGAAGCAGCGCGGCTGGAAGACGAAGCAGGAGAAGACGTTCGAGGATTTCTTTTGGAAGCTGCTGACCTCGCATTATGAGAGTGAGCCGCGAATCCGCCAGGAGGCAGAGGCTGGTGCGATTCTGCTGCCGGAGCGTTATTATATCGGGGTGCTGGAGAGCAGCAGGCCGGTGGATGAGCATTTTTTGCAGAAATTCCGCAGGGTGATGGATACCTATACCGGGCAGAGGCTGCTTTTTCAGACCGCCGAGCAGAACCGGCTGATTATTCTTTTCTCCTTTATGTTTCCGGTGGAAGGGACCGGGCGTCTGTCTTCGTTCCTGCACAAGCTGCTAGGGGAGCTGAGCCAGAGCGAAGGCTGCAAGCTTACAGCAGGCTGCAGTCCTGAATACCGCGAATATACCTCGGCTGCTGAAGCATACCGCGAAGCGCTACAGATTCTGGAGATGAAGAAGCTGCTGCCTTATCATACGCGTGAGCTACTTCTCTATGAAGAGATCGGGTTCTGGGCGTACCTTCCGGCTATTCTGGAACAGAAACGGAGCCGCCCCCGCCGGAGCCCGCTGCTCTATCCTTTGAAGGAGCATGACCGTGAGCATAAGAGCGATTTGCTGAGAACCCTCGCTGTATACCTGTCGCTGGACGGCAATCTGAAGGCATCGGCCGCTTTTCTGCATATTCATACCAATACCTTAATGTACCGACTCAACAGGATCGCCGAGATTACAGGCCGGAGCCTCAAGGAGACCGATTACCGCACCTCCATCTACCTGGATCTTCTGACCGAGGAGACCGCGCAGGTGAATCTATGGTTCCAGGAGGCTGCCGGTTCCAGAGAGTAG
- a CDS encoding GNAT family N-acetyltransferase — translation MGLAFKVNEKLLPEQMAEVFRLSGLKRPHNDLERMEKMIDQADILISCWDGGRVVGVARAITDYCYCCYLSDLAVVQEYQKKNIGKELVELLQQTLGDQVAIVLLSSEEALTFYPQIGFEAATNAFRIARKH, via the coding sequence ATGGGCTTAGCATTTAAGGTTAATGAAAAGCTGTTGCCTGAACAAATGGCTGAGGTGTTTAGATTATCAGGGCTAAAGCGTCCTCACAACGATTTAGAACGTATGGAGAAAATGATTGATCAAGCCGATATCTTAATTAGCTGCTGGGATGGCGGCCGGGTAGTCGGAGTAGCTCGGGCCATCACTGACTATTGCTACTGCTGTTATCTGTCGGATCTGGCCGTCGTCCAAGAGTATCAGAAGAAAAATATAGGTAAAGAACTGGTAGAACTCCTTCAGCAGACCTTAGGAGATCAAGTAGCCATCGTGCTTTTGTCATCAGAGGAAGCTTTAACGTTCTATCCTCAAATCGGCTTTGAAGCTGCTACCAATGCCTTTCGGATCGCCCGCAAACATTAG